The proteins below are encoded in one region of Syngnathus acus chromosome 2, fSynAcu1.2, whole genome shotgun sequence:
- the LOC119136058 gene encoding dihydropyridine-sensitive L-type skeletal muscle calcium channel subunit alpha-1-like isoform X2: MAANSDASKPVIMNEEELKRKQREKLKKLQATGGNPRPARSLFLFTLKNPFRKACINIVEWKTFEIIILLTIFANCVALAVFLPMPEEDSNNTNTSLESLEYVFLVIFTLECFLKIIAYGFVFHEGAYLRNCWNILDFVIVFMGLVTFALDTFNTIAGVPMEKGGGFDMKALRAFRVLRPLRLVSGVPSLQVVMNSILKAMLPLLHIALLVFLLVTIYAIMGLELFKCKMHKTCYYTGTNIYSTAEGERPAPCAQAGNGRRCLINGSECRPGWEGPNDGITHFDNIGFAMLTVYQCITMEGWTKVLYWINDAIGNEWPWVYFVPLILVGSFFVLNLVLGVLSGEFTKEREKARSRGEFQKLRERQQLDEDLHGYMEWITHAEVLDADREGQGLLPLTSGDSDTDSLFDMEGKSRVVYYYRLARRWNRFFRMKCLVYVKTRAFYWLVMFLVLLNTLTIATEHHHQPAMLTTIQDVASRVLLVLFVIEMFVKMYALGPRAYFMSLFNRFDFFVVICGILEMIMLSVGEVTPLGFSVLRCIRLLRILKVTKYWTSLSNLVASLLNSVRSIASLLLLLFLFIVIFSLLGMQVFGGKFNFPDNRPRRSNFDNFPQALISVFQILTGEEWTAIMNNGIMAYGGPVFPGILVAIYFIVLFVCGNYILLNVFLAIAVDNLAEAESLTSAQKEKAEEKLRRKLLRSKMPDKTDEERERISKKLAEQRAKLEGMPTTAKLKIDEFESNVNEVKDPFPPADFPGDDEEEEPEIPISPRPRPMADLQLKEEAVPLPEASSFFIFGPQNKFRKLCYKIINASSFTNLILLFILLSSISLAAEDPIDPNSYRNQILAYADIVFTTVFTIEIVLKMTVYGAFMHEGSFCRNSFNILDLIVVGVSLLSMGMESSAISVVKILRVLRVLRPLRAINRAKGLKHVVQCVFVAIKTIGNIVLVTMLLNFMFACIGVQLFKGKFYSCTDVSKITEEECQGFYVKHIENTLQDTVVAKREWLNNDFNFDNVLYGMLALFTVSTFEGWPKLLYRAIDSDEEDMGPVFNNRVDVSIFFIIYIILIAFFMMNIFVGFVIVTFQEQGEQEYKDCELDKNQRQCVQYALKARPLRCYIPKNPYQYRVWYIVTSCYFEYLMFFLIMLNTLCLGMQHCNQSDHVTKLSDILNLIFTVLFTVEMILKLMAFKAKGYFGDPWNVFDFIIVIGSVVDVILSEIDSALAASGGLYCLQGCADTNPMQAIAASENASVSITFFRLFRVMRLVKLLNRSEGIRNLLWTFIKSFQALPHVALLIVMLFFIYAVIGMQIFGKIALVDGTEINRNNNFQTFPQAVLMLFRCATGEGWEEVMMASMYGQKCDPKSDFQPGEEFTCGSNFAVFYFLSFYCLCAFLILNLFVAVIMDNFDYLTRDWSLLGPHHLDEFKKIWAEYDPEATGRIKHLDVVTLLRRIQPPLGFGKFCPHRAACKRLVGMNMPLNSDGTVTFNATLFSLVRTALKIKTEGNFEQANEELRAIIKNIWKRTSMKLLDQVIPPIGDDEVTVGKFYATFLLQDHLRKFLKRQEEYYGYRPTKKNASGPEIQAGLRAIEDEVAAEMHRAISGDLHNEDEMRAMQEAGEEHIYQRTHGLFGNRVEPFAAENVNAPPPHMTNRRPLKFLENQPESTLPSPATEPVTNFAPPTAPKSNSNNNAFAELGLQRQGSAEELDSPAEDAGADNLHPWNFTVRTDQTQFPYEPRLADSPTSAYDQAKHETVDETHATIEDLEGAARAILKKKRRVPVPPPSQTERPDPAVRKKKRPIAATPSAHGPHGAEPPEADSNV, encoded by the exons ATGGCGGCAAACTCGGACGCGTCCAAGCCGGTCATCATGAATGAAGAGGAGCTGAAGAGGAAGCAGCGGGAGAAGCTGAAGAAGTTACAGGCCACGGGGGGCAACCCAAGACCTGCTAGATCCCTCTTCCTCTTCACTCTTAAAAATCCCTTCCGCAAGGCCTGCATTAACATTGTGGAGTGGAA AACCTTTGAGATCATCATCTTATTGACCATCTTTGCAAACTGTGTCGCCCTGGCCGTGTTCCTGCCCATGCCCGAAGAAGATAGCAATAACACCAATACCAGCCTG GAAAGTCTGGAGTACGTTTTCTTGGTCATCTTCACCTTGGAGTGCTTTCTGAAGATCATTGCTTATGGTTTTGTGTTCCACGAGGGTGCATATTTACGCAACTGCTGGAACATATTGGATTTTGTCATCGTCTTCATGGG GTTGGTCACCTTTGCCCTGGATACCTTCAATACGATAGCAGGCGTTCCCATGGAGAAAGGCGGCGGCTTCGACATGAAGGCGCTGAGAGCCTTCAGGGTTCTGCGTCCCTTACGCCTCGTCTCCGGAGTTCCCA GCCTGCAGGTGGTGATGAACTCCATCCTGAAAGCCATGCTCCCTCTGCTGCACATTGCCCTGCTGGTCTTCTTGCTGGTCACCATCTACGCCATCATGGGACTGGAGCTCTTCAAGTGCAAAATGCACAAGACCTGCTACTACACGGGCACAA ATATCTATTCAACAGCAGAGGGGGAGAGGCCCGCCCCCTGCGCTCAGGCCGGGAACGGACGGCGCTGCTTGATCAACGGCTCCGAGTGCCGGCCGGGCTGGGAAGGTCCCAACGACGGCATCACCCACTTTGACAACATCGGCTTCGCCATGCTCACAGTCTACCAGTGCATCACCATGGAGGGATGGACCAAAGTTCTCTACTGG ATCAACGACGCCATCGGAAACGAATGGCCTTGGGTCTACTTTGTTCCTCTCATTCTTGTGGGCTCCTTCTTTGTGCTCAATTTGGTTCTGGGCGTGCTGAGCGG AGAGTTCACCAAAGAGCGGGAGAAAGCCCGGTCCCGAGGAGAGTTCCAGAAGTTGCGGGAGCGTCAGCAGCTGGATGAGGACCTGCACGGCTACATGGAGTGGATCACCCACGCTGAGGTCCTTGACGCTGACAGAGAGGGCCAAG GTCTCCTGCCTCTGACCAGCGGGGATTCTGACACCGACAGCCTGTTTGACATGGAGGGCAAGAGTCGTGTGGTCTACTACTA TCGCCTGGCTCGTCGCTGGAACCGCTTCTTCAGGATGAAGTGTCTGGTTTATGTGAAGACCAGAGCGTTTTACTGGCTGGTGATGTTCCTGGTGCTCCTCAACACGCTGACCATCGCCACGGAGCACCACCACCAGCCCGCCATGCTCACAACGATTCAAG ACGTGGCGAGCCGCGTCCTCCTGGTGCTCTTTGTCATCGAGATGTTTGTGAAAATGTACGCGCTGGGACCCCGGGCGTATTTCATGTCGCTGTTCAACCGTTTTGACTTCTTCGTGGTGATTTGCGGCATCCTGGAGATGATCATGTTGTCGGTGGGAGAGGTCACCCCCCTGGGTTTCTCCGTACTCCGATGTATTCGGCTCCTCAGGATCCTTAAAGTCACAAA GTACTGGACCTCTCTGAGTAACCTGGTGGCCTCCCTGCTCAACTCTGTCCGCTCCATCGCTtcgctgctcctcctcctcttcctcttcatcgTCATCTTCTCGCTGCTCGGCATGCAAGTGTTTGGGGGCAAGTTCAACTTTCCTGACAACAGGCCCAGACGAAGCAACTTTGATAACTTCCCTCAAGCCCTCATCAGCGTGTTCCAG ATCTTAACGGGGGAGGAGTGGACGGCCATCATGAACAACGGCATCATGGCCTACGGCGGCCCGGTTTTCCCCGGCATTCTGGTTGCCATCTACTTCATCGTCCTCTTTGTCTGTGGAAACT ATATTCTTCTCAACGTCTTCTTGGCCATCGCGGTGGACAACCTCGCGGAGGCCGAGAGTCTGACCTCAGCTCAGAAGGAAAAGGCGGAGGAGAAGTTGAGGAGGAAGCTGCTGCG GTCCAAAATGCCCGACAAGACAGAtgaggagagggagaggatCTCCAAGAAACTGGCTGAGCAGAGAGCCAAGCTGGAGGGAATGCCGACCACAGCCAAG CTCAAGATTGACGAGTTTGAGTCCAATGTCAATGAAGTGAAAGATCCTTTCCCGCCCGCCGACTTCCCAG GCgacgatgaggaggaggaaccCGAAATCCCCATCAGCCCTCGCCCGCGTCCCATGGCCGACCTGCAGTTGAAGGAGGAAGCCGTGCCGCTGCCCGAAGCCAGCTCTTTTTTCATCTTCGGCCCGCAAAACAA GTTCCGCAAACTGTGCTACAAGATCATCAACGCCTCGTCTTTTACAAATCTGATCCTGCTCTTCATCCTGCTGTCCTCCATCTCCCTGGCAGCCGAGGACCCCATCGATCCGAATTCTTATCGAAACCAG ATTTTGGCCTACGCCGACATCGTCTTCACGACTGTGTTCACCATTGAGATTGTGCTGAAG ATGACAGTTTATGGCGCATTCATGCACGAGGGCTCGTTCTGTCGCAACTCCTTCAACATCCTGGATCTAATTGTGGTCGGAGTCTCGCTGCTCTCGATGGGCATGGA ATCCAGCGCCATCTCAGTGGTGAAGATTCTCAGGGTGCTCAGGGTGCTGCGGCCTCTCAGGGCCATCAATCGAGCCAAAGGCCTCAAG CACGTGGtccagtgtgtatttgtggcCATCAAAACCATCGGAAACATCGTCCTGGTCACCATGCTGCTAAATTTCATGTTTGCCTGCATAGGAGTGCAACTTTTCAAG GGGAAATTTTACAGCTGCACGGACGTGTCCAAAATAACAGAGGAGGAGTGCCA GGGATTCTACGTGAAGCACATTGAGAACACTCTGCAGGACACGGTGGTGGCCAAACGGGAATGGCTCAACAATGACTTCAACTTTGACAACGTCCTGTACGGCATGCTGGCGCTCTTTACCGTTTCCACCTTTGAGGGCTGGCCCAA ACTCTTGTATCGAGCCATCGACTCGGACGAAGAAGACATGGGCCCCGTCTTCAACAACCGGGTGGACGTGTCCATCTTCTTCATCATCTACATCATCCTCATCGCCTTCTTCATGATGAACATCTTTGTGGGCTTCGTCATCGTCACCTTCCAGGAGCAAGGCGAGCAGGAGTACAAGGATTGCGAGCTGGACAAGAACCAG CGTCAGTGCGTGCAGTACGCCTTGAAGGCCCGACCGCTGAGGTGCTACATCCCCAAAAACCCGTATCAGTACCGGGTCTGGTACATCGTGACCTCCTGCTACTTTGAGTACCTCATGTTCTTCCTCATTATGCTCAACACTTTGTGCCTGGGGATGCAG CACTGCAACCAGTCCGACCACGTGACCAAGCTGTCGGACATTCTCAACTTGATCTTCACGGTGCTCTTCACGGTGGAGATGATTCTCAAGCTCATGGCCTTCAAAGCAAAG GGTTACTTCGGAGATCCCTGGAACGTGTTTGacttcatcatcgtcatcggCAGCGTGGTGGACGTCATCCTGAGCGAAATAGAC AGCGCCCTGGCCGCCAGCGGAGGACTGTACTGTCTCCAAGGCTGCGCT gACACCAATCCCATGCAAGCAATCGCG GCCTCGGAGAACGCTTCGGTTTCCATCACGTTTTTCCGACTCTTCCGCGTCATGCGGTTGGTGAAACTGCTGAACCGCTCTGAGGGCATCCGTAACCTCCTGTGGACCTTCATCAAGTCCTTCCAG GCTCTTCCTCACGTGGCTCTGCTCATCGTCATGCTCTTCTTCATCTACGCCGTGATCGGGATGCAG ATTTTCGGAAAGATCGCCTTAGTGGACGGCACGGAAATCAACCGCAACAACAACTTCCAGACGTTCCCTCAGGCGGTTCTCATGTTGTTCCG ATGCGCCACCGGAGAAGGTTGGGAGGAAGTCATGATGGCGTCCATGTACGGGCAAAAGTGCGACCCCAAGTCTGACTTTCAGCCTGGAGAAGAGTTCACCTGCGGCTCCAACTTCGCCGTCTTCTACTTCCTCAGTTTCTACTGCCTCTGCGCCTTCCTG ATCCTCAACCTGTTTGTCGCTGTCATCATGGACAATTTTGACTACCTGACACGTGATTGGTCACTGCTGGGTCCACACCACCTGGATGAGTTTAAGAAGATTTGGGCGGAATATGACCCAGAGGCCAC AGGCAGAATCAAACATCTGGATGTGGTGACGCTGCTGAGACGCATCCAGCCTCCGCTGGGCTTCGGCAAGTTCTGCCCTCATCGTGCAGCCTGCAAG CGCTTGGTCGGCATGAACATGCCGCTCAACAGTGACGGCACGGTCACCTTCAACGCCACCCTCTTCTCTTTGGTCAGGACAGCCCTGAAGATCAAAACAGAAG GAAACTTTGAGCAGGCCAACGAGGAGCTTCGAGCCATCATCAAGAACATCTGGAAGCGAACGAGCATGAAGTTGTTGGATCAGGTCATCCCTCCCATAGGCG ATGATGAGGTCACCGTGGGAAAATTCTACGCCACTTTCCTACTCCAGGATCATTTACGAAAGTTCCTGAAACGCCAGGAGGAGTACTACGGATACCGGCCAACCAAGAAGAACGCCTCCGGCCCCGAGATCCAA GCCGGTCTCAGGGCTATTGAGGATGAAGTGGCTGCAGAAATGCACCGAGCAATTTCGGGAGACCTGCACAATGAGGACGAAATGAGAGCCATGCAGGAAGCTGGGGAGGAACACATTTACcag CGTACACACGGCTTGTTTGGAAATCGAGTAGAGCCGTTCGCCGCGGAGAACGTCAACGCTCCGCCGCCGCACATGACCAACCGGAGGCCCCTCAAATTCTTGGAAAACCAGCCCGAGTCAACACTCCCTTCCCCTGCCACCGAGCCCGTTACGAACTTTGCGCCGCCAACGGCTCCCAAaagcaacagcaacaacaacgcCTTTGCAGA ATTGGGACTGCAAAGACAAGGTAGTGCCGAAGAGCTTGACAGCCCCGCTGAGGATGCAGGAGCAG ACAATCTGCACCCATGGAACTTCACAGTGAGAACGGACCAAACGCAG TTCCCCTACGAACCCAGGCTCGCCGACAGTCCGACCTCGGCCTATGACCAA GCCAAGCACGAGACAGTTGACGAGACGCACGCTACCATCGAGGACCTCGAGGGTGCGGCCCGGGCTATCCTCAAAAAGAAGCGGCGCGTCCCCGTGCCTCCGCCAAGTCAAACGGAGCGTCCCGACCCGGCCGTGAGGAAGAAGAAACGCCCCATCGCCGCAACTCCCTCCGCTCATGGTCCGCACGGAGCTGAGCCGCCTGAGGCCGACTCCAACGTTTAG
- the LOC119136058 gene encoding dihydropyridine-sensitive L-type skeletal muscle calcium channel subunit alpha-1-like isoform X1, translated as MAANSDASKPVIMNEEELKRKQREKLKKLQATGGNPRPARSLFLFTLKNPFRKACINIVEWKTFEIIILLTIFANCVALAVFLPMPEEDSNNTNTSLESLEYVFLVIFTLECFLKIIAYGFVFHEGAYLRNCWNILDFVIVFMGLVTFALDTFNTIAGVPMEKGGGFDMKALRAFRVLRPLRLVSGVPSLQVVMNSILKAMLPLLHIALLVFLLVTIYAIMGLELFKCKMHKTCYYTGTNIYSTAEGERPAPCAQAGNGRRCLINGSECRPGWEGPNDGITHFDNIGFAMLTVYQCITMEGWTKVLYWINDAIGNEWPWVYFVPLILVGSFFVLNLVLGVLSGEFTKEREKARSRGEFQKLRERQQLDEDLHGYMEWITHAEVLDADREGQGLLPLTSGDSDTDSLFDMEGKSRVVYYYRLARRWNRFFRMKCLVYVKTRAFYWLVMFLVLLNTLTIATEHHHQPAMLTTIQDVASRVLLVLFVIEMFVKMYALGPRAYFMSLFNRFDFFVVICGILEMIMLSVGEVTPLGFSVLRCIRLLRILKVTKYWTSLSNLVASLLNSVRSIASLLLLLFLFIVIFSLLGMQVFGGKFNFPDNRPRRSNFDNFPQALISVFQILTGEEWTAIMNNGIMAYGGPVFPGILVAIYFIVLFVCGNYILLNVFLAIAVDNLAEAESLTSAQKEKAEEKLRRKLLRSKMPDKTDEERERISKKLAEQRAKLEGMPTTAKLKIDEFESNVNEVKDPFPPADFPGDDEEEEPEIPISPRPRPMADLQLKEEAVPLPEASSFFIFGPQNKFRKLCYKIINASSFTNLILLFILLSSISLAAEDPIDPNSYRNQILAYADIVFTTVFTIEIVLKVRADGWMDGWMDGWMDGWMDGWMDGWMDINCNFFPRQMTVYGAFMHEGSFCRNSFNILDLIVVGVSLLSMGMESSAISVVKILRVLRVLRPLRAINRAKGLKHVVQCVFVAIKTIGNIVLVTMLLNFMFACIGVQLFKGKFYSCTDVSKITEEECQGFYVKHIENTLQDTVVAKREWLNNDFNFDNVLYGMLALFTVSTFEGWPKLLYRAIDSDEEDMGPVFNNRVDVSIFFIIYIILIAFFMMNIFVGFVIVTFQEQGEQEYKDCELDKNQRQCVQYALKARPLRCYIPKNPYQYRVWYIVTSCYFEYLMFFLIMLNTLCLGMQHCNQSDHVTKLSDILNLIFTVLFTVEMILKLMAFKAKGYFGDPWNVFDFIIVIGSVVDVILSEIDSALAASGGLYCLQGCADTNPMQAIAASENASVSITFFRLFRVMRLVKLLNRSEGIRNLLWTFIKSFQALPHVALLIVMLFFIYAVIGMQIFGKIALVDGTEINRNNNFQTFPQAVLMLFRCATGEGWEEVMMASMYGQKCDPKSDFQPGEEFTCGSNFAVFYFLSFYCLCAFLILNLFVAVIMDNFDYLTRDWSLLGPHHLDEFKKIWAEYDPEATGRIKHLDVVTLLRRIQPPLGFGKFCPHRAACKRLVGMNMPLNSDGTVTFNATLFSLVRTALKIKTEGNFEQANEELRAIIKNIWKRTSMKLLDQVIPPIGDDEVTVGKFYATFLLQDHLRKFLKRQEEYYGYRPTKKNASGPEIQAGLRAIEDEVAAEMHRAISGDLHNEDEMRAMQEAGEEHIYQRTHGLFGNRVEPFAAENVNAPPPHMTNRRPLKFLENQPESTLPSPATEPVTNFAPPTAPKSNSNNNAFAELGLQRQGSAEELDSPAEDAGADNLHPWNFTVRTDQTQFPYEPRLADSPTSAYDQAKHETVDETHATIEDLEGAARAILKKKRRVPVPPPSQTERPDPAVRKKKRPIAATPSAHGPHGAEPPEADSNV; from the exons ATGGCGGCAAACTCGGACGCGTCCAAGCCGGTCATCATGAATGAAGAGGAGCTGAAGAGGAAGCAGCGGGAGAAGCTGAAGAAGTTACAGGCCACGGGGGGCAACCCAAGACCTGCTAGATCCCTCTTCCTCTTCACTCTTAAAAATCCCTTCCGCAAGGCCTGCATTAACATTGTGGAGTGGAA AACCTTTGAGATCATCATCTTATTGACCATCTTTGCAAACTGTGTCGCCCTGGCCGTGTTCCTGCCCATGCCCGAAGAAGATAGCAATAACACCAATACCAGCCTG GAAAGTCTGGAGTACGTTTTCTTGGTCATCTTCACCTTGGAGTGCTTTCTGAAGATCATTGCTTATGGTTTTGTGTTCCACGAGGGTGCATATTTACGCAACTGCTGGAACATATTGGATTTTGTCATCGTCTTCATGGG GTTGGTCACCTTTGCCCTGGATACCTTCAATACGATAGCAGGCGTTCCCATGGAGAAAGGCGGCGGCTTCGACATGAAGGCGCTGAGAGCCTTCAGGGTTCTGCGTCCCTTACGCCTCGTCTCCGGAGTTCCCA GCCTGCAGGTGGTGATGAACTCCATCCTGAAAGCCATGCTCCCTCTGCTGCACATTGCCCTGCTGGTCTTCTTGCTGGTCACCATCTACGCCATCATGGGACTGGAGCTCTTCAAGTGCAAAATGCACAAGACCTGCTACTACACGGGCACAA ATATCTATTCAACAGCAGAGGGGGAGAGGCCCGCCCCCTGCGCTCAGGCCGGGAACGGACGGCGCTGCTTGATCAACGGCTCCGAGTGCCGGCCGGGCTGGGAAGGTCCCAACGACGGCATCACCCACTTTGACAACATCGGCTTCGCCATGCTCACAGTCTACCAGTGCATCACCATGGAGGGATGGACCAAAGTTCTCTACTGG ATCAACGACGCCATCGGAAACGAATGGCCTTGGGTCTACTTTGTTCCTCTCATTCTTGTGGGCTCCTTCTTTGTGCTCAATTTGGTTCTGGGCGTGCTGAGCGG AGAGTTCACCAAAGAGCGGGAGAAAGCCCGGTCCCGAGGAGAGTTCCAGAAGTTGCGGGAGCGTCAGCAGCTGGATGAGGACCTGCACGGCTACATGGAGTGGATCACCCACGCTGAGGTCCTTGACGCTGACAGAGAGGGCCAAG GTCTCCTGCCTCTGACCAGCGGGGATTCTGACACCGACAGCCTGTTTGACATGGAGGGCAAGAGTCGTGTGGTCTACTACTA TCGCCTGGCTCGTCGCTGGAACCGCTTCTTCAGGATGAAGTGTCTGGTTTATGTGAAGACCAGAGCGTTTTACTGGCTGGTGATGTTCCTGGTGCTCCTCAACACGCTGACCATCGCCACGGAGCACCACCACCAGCCCGCCATGCTCACAACGATTCAAG ACGTGGCGAGCCGCGTCCTCCTGGTGCTCTTTGTCATCGAGATGTTTGTGAAAATGTACGCGCTGGGACCCCGGGCGTATTTCATGTCGCTGTTCAACCGTTTTGACTTCTTCGTGGTGATTTGCGGCATCCTGGAGATGATCATGTTGTCGGTGGGAGAGGTCACCCCCCTGGGTTTCTCCGTACTCCGATGTATTCGGCTCCTCAGGATCCTTAAAGTCACAAA GTACTGGACCTCTCTGAGTAACCTGGTGGCCTCCCTGCTCAACTCTGTCCGCTCCATCGCTtcgctgctcctcctcctcttcctcttcatcgTCATCTTCTCGCTGCTCGGCATGCAAGTGTTTGGGGGCAAGTTCAACTTTCCTGACAACAGGCCCAGACGAAGCAACTTTGATAACTTCCCTCAAGCCCTCATCAGCGTGTTCCAG ATCTTAACGGGGGAGGAGTGGACGGCCATCATGAACAACGGCATCATGGCCTACGGCGGCCCGGTTTTCCCCGGCATTCTGGTTGCCATCTACTTCATCGTCCTCTTTGTCTGTGGAAACT ATATTCTTCTCAACGTCTTCTTGGCCATCGCGGTGGACAACCTCGCGGAGGCCGAGAGTCTGACCTCAGCTCAGAAGGAAAAGGCGGAGGAGAAGTTGAGGAGGAAGCTGCTGCG GTCCAAAATGCCCGACAAGACAGAtgaggagagggagaggatCTCCAAGAAACTGGCTGAGCAGAGAGCCAAGCTGGAGGGAATGCCGACCACAGCCAAG CTCAAGATTGACGAGTTTGAGTCCAATGTCAATGAAGTGAAAGATCCTTTCCCGCCCGCCGACTTCCCAG GCgacgatgaggaggaggaaccCGAAATCCCCATCAGCCCTCGCCCGCGTCCCATGGCCGACCTGCAGTTGAAGGAGGAAGCCGTGCCGCTGCCCGAAGCCAGCTCTTTTTTCATCTTCGGCCCGCAAAACAA GTTCCGCAAACTGTGCTACAAGATCATCAACGCCTCGTCTTTTACAAATCTGATCCTGCTCTTCATCCTGCTGTCCTCCATCTCCCTGGCAGCCGAGGACCCCATCGATCCGAATTCTTATCGAAACCAG ATTTTGGCCTACGCCGACATCGTCTTCACGACTGTGTTCACCATTGAGATTGTGCTGAAGGTAAgagcggatggatggatggatggatggatggatggatggatggatggatggatggatggatggatggatggatggatggatattaatTGCAACTTTTTTCCACGGCAGATGACAGTTTATGGCGCATTCATGCACGAGGGCTCGTTCTGTCGCAACTCCTTCAACATCCTGGATCTAATTGTGGTCGGAGTCTCGCTGCTCTCGATGGGCATGGA ATCCAGCGCCATCTCAGTGGTGAAGATTCTCAGGGTGCTCAGGGTGCTGCGGCCTCTCAGGGCCATCAATCGAGCCAAAGGCCTCAAG CACGTGGtccagtgtgtatttgtggcCATCAAAACCATCGGAAACATCGTCCTGGTCACCATGCTGCTAAATTTCATGTTTGCCTGCATAGGAGTGCAACTTTTCAAG GGGAAATTTTACAGCTGCACGGACGTGTCCAAAATAACAGAGGAGGAGTGCCA GGGATTCTACGTGAAGCACATTGAGAACACTCTGCAGGACACGGTGGTGGCCAAACGGGAATGGCTCAACAATGACTTCAACTTTGACAACGTCCTGTACGGCATGCTGGCGCTCTTTACCGTTTCCACCTTTGAGGGCTGGCCCAA ACTCTTGTATCGAGCCATCGACTCGGACGAAGAAGACATGGGCCCCGTCTTCAACAACCGGGTGGACGTGTCCATCTTCTTCATCATCTACATCATCCTCATCGCCTTCTTCATGATGAACATCTTTGTGGGCTTCGTCATCGTCACCTTCCAGGAGCAAGGCGAGCAGGAGTACAAGGATTGCGAGCTGGACAAGAACCAG CGTCAGTGCGTGCAGTACGCCTTGAAGGCCCGACCGCTGAGGTGCTACATCCCCAAAAACCCGTATCAGTACCGGGTCTGGTACATCGTGACCTCCTGCTACTTTGAGTACCTCATGTTCTTCCTCATTATGCTCAACACTTTGTGCCTGGGGATGCAG CACTGCAACCAGTCCGACCACGTGACCAAGCTGTCGGACATTCTCAACTTGATCTTCACGGTGCTCTTCACGGTGGAGATGATTCTCAAGCTCATGGCCTTCAAAGCAAAG GGTTACTTCGGAGATCCCTGGAACGTGTTTGacttcatcatcgtcatcggCAGCGTGGTGGACGTCATCCTGAGCGAAATAGAC AGCGCCCTGGCCGCCAGCGGAGGACTGTACTGTCTCCAAGGCTGCGCT gACACCAATCCCATGCAAGCAATCGCG GCCTCGGAGAACGCTTCGGTTTCCATCACGTTTTTCCGACTCTTCCGCGTCATGCGGTTGGTGAAACTGCTGAACCGCTCTGAGGGCATCCGTAACCTCCTGTGGACCTTCATCAAGTCCTTCCAG GCTCTTCCTCACGTGGCTCTGCTCATCGTCATGCTCTTCTTCATCTACGCCGTGATCGGGATGCAG ATTTTCGGAAAGATCGCCTTAGTGGACGGCACGGAAATCAACCGCAACAACAACTTCCAGACGTTCCCTCAGGCGGTTCTCATGTTGTTCCG ATGCGCCACCGGAGAAGGTTGGGAGGAAGTCATGATGGCGTCCATGTACGGGCAAAAGTGCGACCCCAAGTCTGACTTTCAGCCTGGAGAAGAGTTCACCTGCGGCTCCAACTTCGCCGTCTTCTACTTCCTCAGTTTCTACTGCCTCTGCGCCTTCCTG ATCCTCAACCTGTTTGTCGCTGTCATCATGGACAATTTTGACTACCTGACACGTGATTGGTCACTGCTGGGTCCACACCACCTGGATGAGTTTAAGAAGATTTGGGCGGAATATGACCCAGAGGCCAC AGGCAGAATCAAACATCTGGATGTGGTGACGCTGCTGAGACGCATCCAGCCTCCGCTGGGCTTCGGCAAGTTCTGCCCTCATCGTGCAGCCTGCAAG CGCTTGGTCGGCATGAACATGCCGCTCAACAGTGACGGCACGGTCACCTTCAACGCCACCCTCTTCTCTTTGGTCAGGACAGCCCTGAAGATCAAAACAGAAG GAAACTTTGAGCAGGCCAACGAGGAGCTTCGAGCCATCATCAAGAACATCTGGAAGCGAACGAGCATGAAGTTGTTGGATCAGGTCATCCCTCCCATAGGCG ATGATGAGGTCACCGTGGGAAAATTCTACGCCACTTTCCTACTCCAGGATCATTTACGAAAGTTCCTGAAACGCCAGGAGGAGTACTACGGATACCGGCCAACCAAGAAGAACGCCTCCGGCCCCGAGATCCAA GCCGGTCTCAGGGCTATTGAGGATGAAGTGGCTGCAGAAATGCACCGAGCAATTTCGGGAGACCTGCACAATGAGGACGAAATGAGAGCCATGCAGGAAGCTGGGGAGGAACACATTTACcag CGTACACACGGCTTGTTTGGAAATCGAGTAGAGCCGTTCGCCGCGGAGAACGTCAACGCTCCGCCGCCGCACATGACCAACCGGAGGCCCCTCAAATTCTTGGAAAACCAGCCCGAGTCAACACTCCCTTCCCCTGCCACCGAGCCCGTTACGAACTTTGCGCCGCCAACGGCTCCCAAaagcaacagcaacaacaacgcCTTTGCAGA ATTGGGACTGCAAAGACAAGGTAGTGCCGAAGAGCTTGACAGCCCCGCTGAGGATGCAGGAGCAG ACAATCTGCACCCATGGAACTTCACAGTGAGAACGGACCAAACGCAG TTCCCCTACGAACCCAGGCTCGCCGACAGTCCGACCTCGGCCTATGACCAA GCCAAGCACGAGACAGTTGACGAGACGCACGCTACCATCGAGGACCTCGAGGGTGCGGCCCGGGCTATCCTCAAAAAGAAGCGGCGCGTCCCCGTGCCTCCGCCAAGTCAAACGGAGCGTCCCGACCCGGCCGTGAGGAAGAAGAAACGCCCCATCGCCGCAACTCCCTCCGCTCATGGTCCGCACGGAGCTGAGCCGCCTGAGGCCGACTCCAACGTTTAG